The Pseudomonas sp. MPC6 nucleotide sequence CGTCCCATGAGCACGGACTCCATGTGTCGGCCATCTGACATCGTTCCCACCAGTATAGTGGTCGAATCTGAACTGACGGATTTCGACGCCGACCAACGGCTGCTGGCGATGAGCGGTGTCTCGCTGCTGATTTTCACCAGTGTCGGTTGCGCCGGTTGCCGTTTTGCCCGTGAGCGGGTTCCGCAATTCGACCTGAATGTCGATCGGTTGTGCTGGATCGATGCCGGGAACAATGGCGGGCTGGTCGAGCGTTATCAGGTTTTTCATTTGCCGGCGCTGTTTGTCGTGCGCGACGGCGAGTTTTTCGGGGGCCTTGAATCGCGACTGACGGCTACCGAGCTGAATGAAGCGCTGGATCAGGCGCTGAGTCGAATTGCAGAGGAGTTGCCATGATGGAGGCAGTTGCCAGGCCGCTCGCCTTGTATCGCAGTTTGAGTTTTATCGATCGACGTAACGCTTGAGTCGATCAACCAAAGGGGAAGGGGCATGGCCAAGACTATCGATGACAAACTGGTGCTGGCGATTTCCTCGCGGGCGCTGTTCGACCTGAGCGAAAGCCACAAGATCTATCTGTCGAGCGGCGTTGAAGCCTATCGCCAGTATCAGATCGAACATGAAGACGAAATCCTCGAGCCGGGCGATGCATTCCCGTTGGTGCAAAAACTCCTCAACCTCAATACCCACCTGGGCCGCGCCCGGGTCGAGGTGATCCTGGTTTCGCGCAACAGTGCCGACACCGGCCTGCGGGTGTTCAATTCGATCCACCACTATGGCCTGGCGATTTCCCGGGCGGCATTTGTCGGCGGGCGCAGTCCTTATCCTTACCTCAAGGCCTTTGGCTGCGACCTGTTTCTCTCGACCCATGCCGAAGACGTGCGCAGTGCGCTGGAGGCCGGGTTCGCCGCGGCGACCATTTTGTCGGGCGGCGCCAGTCGTGCGGCCAGCGATGAATTGCGGATTGCCTTCGACGGTGACGCGGTGCTGTTTTCCGACGAATCGGAGCGCGTCTATCAGGCCGGTGGCCTGGAAGCCTTTCAGGCCAGCGAGCGTGAAGCGGCCCGCCAGCCTTTGCGCGGCGGCCCCTTCAAAGGCTTCCTGGCCGCCCTCAACCTGTTGCAGCGCGAGTTCCCCGACGACGCTTGTCCGATTCGTACGGCCCTGGTGACGGCGCGTTCGGCGCCGGCCCATGAACGGGTGATCCGCACCTTGCGCGAATGGGATATCCGTCTGGATGAGTCGTTGTTCCTCGGCGGCCTGACCAAGTCGGCGTTTCTCGAAGCCTTTGCCGCCGACGTGTTTTTCGACGATCAGGCCGGTCACTGCGAGTTGGCCCGGGAGGTGGTCGCCACCGGTCATGTGCCTCACGGCATAAGCAACGAACAAAAGGTTTAAGCCCGTGCTTCAAGGTGTTGCACGGCACGTCGTACTCGCCAAGGCACTGCTAAGCTGAATCAATCTGCGCCATGTTGGCACTCGAGGAGGTCATATGATTCATTCGATGCTATATGCCACTGACCTCGGCCTATACGCGCCTTTGGTGATGCAGCATGCCTTGGCGCTGGCGAAGACATTCAACGCCGACCTCTACGTGGTACACGCTGTGGAGCCGATGGGGTTGTTCGCCGAGTCGGTGCTCCAGAGCTACCTCGATGAACAGGCGCTGAACGAGTTTCACAGCCAGGGCTTGAATACGGTGATTGCCAATATCGAGCGGCGGGTGCTCGACAGCTTTCGTGAAGAACTGGGGGAAGACGGCGAGCAGGACCTGAAACGGATCAAGGCGGTGCGGGTGCTGCAGGGCGATCCGTCGCAGGTGATTCTCGACCAGGCGCAGAAACTCTCCGTGGATTTGTTGATCGTAGGTAGTCATAGCCATGGAGCTGGCGCGGAAACGCCTCTGGGCAGGACCGCGGCGCGGGTCCTGCAATTGTCTCGGGTACCGGTCTATCTGGTGCCCCGGGTGGAGCGTCGGCGCCAAGGGGATCGCTAGAACGCGAATAATGGCCATTTGACAAAAAAGTTCTAGATTTATTCTTCAAACCATTAATATAGTTATATACCGTCGCTGATGCCCGTGGCGTCTACCTGCTTTGAGGGATTGATATGAAGCTTCAACAACTGCGCTACATCTGGGAAGTGGCGCACCACGACCTCAACGTTTCCGCTACAGCCCAAAGTCTCTACACCTCGCAGCCGGGCATCAGCAAGCAGATCCGTCTATTGGAAGATGAGTTGGGCGTCGAGGTTTTCGCCCGCAGCGGCAAACACCTGACCCGCGTCACACCGGCCGGCGAGCGCATCATCACCACCGCTGGCGAGATCCTGCGCAAGGTAGAAAGCATCAAGCAGATCGCCCAGGAATTCTCCAACGAGAAGAAGGGCACCCTGTCGATCGCCACCACCCACACCCAGGCACGTTATGCATTGCCGCCGGTGATCAGCAATTTCATCAAGCAATACCCGGACGTGGCCCTGCACATGCACCAGGGTTCGCCGATGCAGATCGCCGAAATGGCCGCTGACGGCACCGTGGATTTTGCCATCGCCACCGAAGCGCTCGAGCTGTTCGGCGACCTGGTGATGATGCCGTGCTATCGCTGGAACCGCTGCGTGGTCGTGCCGCACGGTCACCCGCTGACCAAGCTGTCGAAGCTGACCCTCGAAGCGTTGGCCGAATACCCGATCGTGACTTACGTGTTCGGGTTCACCGGTCGATCCAAGCTCGACGAAGCCTTCAGCCATCGCGGCCTGACGCCGAAAGTGGTGTTCACCGCGGCCGACGCCGACGTGATCAAGACCTACGTGCGCCTGGGCCTGGGCGTGGGCATCGTGGCGAAAATGGCGGTCGATGCCAAACTCGACAGTGACCTGGTGGTGCTCGACGCCAGCGAACTGTTCGAATCCAGCGTCACCAAGATCGGTTTCCGTCGCGGCACCTTCCTGCGTGGCTTCATGTGCGACTTCATCGAGAAGTTCGCCCCGCACCTGACCCGCGAAGTCATGGCCAAGGCCATCCAGTGCCATAACAAGCAGGAACTGGAAGAACTGTTCGACGGGGTCGAACTGCCGGTCCATTGATGTCCTTCAGATCACCTCGGTGACAGTAAATTGTTGCCGGGTGCCCGCCACCAGAATCTCCACCTCGTCCCCGTCGAACTTGCCCAGCAGGCTTTTGCCCAGTGGCGAGCGCGGGGTGATGACGGTGATCGGCTGGCCCACCAGATCGATCTTCAAGCCGGCCGCGTCGGGGGCCAGGAACAGCCATTGCTCGCGACCCTTCTCGTCCTCCAGGCCGAGCAGGGCGCCGACTTCGATGCCGCGCTGGTTGTCGTACGGGCGCAGCATCAGGTTCTGACACAGCGTCAGTGACTGCCTGATTTCCTCTACCCGTTTAGCCTGTCCGGCCGCCAGGTAAGACGCCTCCAGGCCCAGGGTGTCGTACTTGTTTTCGGCGATGTTCTCTTCATGGGTCGCGGTTTCGTAAGCGGTTTGCGCGGCTCGCTCGGCAATGTCGAGATCGATTCGCAGCTTGTCGAGAATCAGTTGGTGGACGGTCGGCTTGTGCATGGAAAGATTCTTGGTCAGTCGCAAAATTGCATGACATTGGCCCGGCTTTTTTCGCTGGGTGCGGTGCGGTCCTGTTGCAGCCAGAACTGGCATTTCGGATTGGCCAGGTTGCGCTGGCTGCTGCGGGCCTGATCCAGTCGTTGCTGCTGCTCGTTTCGGCGCAGGTTCTCTTCGTATTGGTCGAACAGCGGACTCTGAGGTGGACTATCCGGCACCGGTTGCGCCACCACCGGCGGTGTGGCCAGGTGCTCGATCGCTGCCGCGACGGGCGCCAGTTGCTCGCTGAACAACAGGCGAGCGACGAGCCAGGCGGTAAGCGCGATGGCCATGAATCCCAGCCACAGGCCGAAGGCGATGCTGGCGCTCAGTTGCACGGCATTGAGCGGGGTCGGCAATGGCCGGCGCGGGTCGGGACGGTAGGGCATGGCGGCCTCCTGGCGGGTGATCGCGGGCAAGGGGCGATTGTCGCATGAAGATTAATCGCCGGCGGGTCTTCTGTACGGGGTAATTTATGCGGACAATCGGCGCCTTTGCCAACGGGAGCCTGGAATGCCTGAACTGAACGCCCGCTGGGATATCTTTTGCACCGTGGTCGACAACTTTGGCGACATCGGTGTGACCTGGCGCCTGGCCCGACAGCTGGTGGCCGAACATTCGGTGACGGTTCGTTTGTGGATTGACGATCTGCGGGCCTTCGAGCGCTTGTGTCCGGACATCGACATTAACGCTTCGCAGCAGTGGCAGCAGGGCGTCGAGGTGTGCCGGTGGGGGGCTGACTGGCAACCCACCGAAGCCGCCGATGTGGTGATTGCCGCGTTCGCCTGTCAGTTGCCGAGTGCTTACATGGACGCCATGGCCGAGCGGGAACAGCCGCCGCTCTGGATGAATCTCGACTACCTGAGTGCCGAGAGCTGGGTCGTCGGCTGCCATGGCCTGCCGTCGGTGAAGTACAAGCATGTGCAGAAGTACTTTTTCTTCCCCGGGTTCCAGTCGGGCACCGGTGGCTTGCTGCGTGAAAAAGGCTTGCTGGAGCGGCGGCGGCAGTTTCAGCAAAGTCCCCAGGCACAGCGGGAATTCCTGCAAGGCCTGGGGGTCGATCGTGCAGAAGGCGCGCTGCTGATCTCGCTGTTTGCCTATGAAAATAAAGGCCTGGCGAGCTGGCTCGAGACGCTGGCCAATGACTCGACACCCACGCATCTGCTGGTGCCCGAAGGGCGGATTCTCGCGGATCTCGAACGCTGGCTGGGTGTGGACGGGTTGTCGGCGGGCGCCGTGCAGGTGCGCGACGCCTTGACCGTGCAAGTCCTGCCGTTCGTCCGGCAGGACCAGTATGACCTGCTGCTGTGGAGTTGCGATTTCAACGCCGTGCGCGGCGAAGATTCCTTTGTCCGTGCCCAATGGGCTGCGCGGCCACTGCTCTGGCACATCTATCAGCAGGAAGAAGATGTCCACCTGGAGAAGCTCGAAGCTTTCCTTGAACGCTACGTGCAAGGCCTTTCGCCAGCCGCCAGCGAGGCGATCAGCGGTCTCTGGCGGGCGTGGAACGCCGGTGAGACAATGGGCGATCACTGGCAATCGACCCGCAAACACTGGCCCGAACTGCAAAAACATGCCGACGCGTGGTGTCTGGAACAGGCCTTGCAGGCTGATCTTGCCGCGGCGCTGGTACAGTTTTATGTAAATTGGATATGATACGCGGCCTAGATTTATGTAAATCCCATCCAAATTCGGATATTCGCAATGAAAACTGGTAAAGAACTGAAACCCGGTACCGTGATCCGTCTCGAAAACGATCCTTGGCTGGTTCAGAAAGCTGAATTCACCAAGTCCGGTCGTAACAGCGCGATCATGAAGACCAAGCTGAAAAACCTGCTGACCGGTTACAAGACCGAGATCGTTTACAGCGCTGACGACAAACTGGACGACGTAATCCTCGACCGCAAAGAAGCGACCCTGTCCTTCATCAGCGGCGACACCTACACGTTCATGGACACCACCGACTACACCATGTACGAGCTGAACGCTGAAGACATCGAAGCCGTTCTGCCTTTCGTTGAAGAAGGCATGACCGATGTTTGCGAAGCGATCTTCTTCGAAGAGCGCCTGGTTTCCGTAGAACTGCCGACCACCATCGTGCGTCAGGTCGACTACACCGAAGGCTCCGCTCGCGGCGACACTTCCGGCAAGGTGATGAAGCCTGCCAAACTGAAGAACGGTACCGAACTGTCGGTTGCCGACTTCATCGAAATCGGCGACATGATCGAGATCGATACCCGCGAAGGCGGTTCCTACAAAGGCCGTGCCAAATAAGCACCGCTTCAGGAATGAAAAAGCCCGACCATTGAGTCGGGCTTTTTTGTGCGCGTAGATTCAGGTCCAGCGATGAACCCCCTTGTGGAGCGAGACCGGCTTGCATCAGTGGCGGCTGAAGTTATTTTGCAGTGCCAGGTCCCACGGCGGCACCGGGCTGAAACGAGCCTTCAGGTATTCCAGCAACAAGCGACTGCGGGAGTTGGGTTGCTGCGCCAGGCGCAAGGCGTAAATGCCGGTCGTTTCCGGTTGGGGCAGGCCGCTTTCGCAGAACAGCGGCAGCAGTTCGCCACGCAACAGGTATTCGCTGGTCAGCCAGGTCGGCAAATGCGCGACACCCAGCCCGGCCAATGCGCCTTCGAGCAGCGCCTCGGCGTTATTGGCGCTCATGCGGATGCGCCCTGGGCGGTGCAGGTGCAGGTGCCCGTCGCGTGCGAAGCGCCAGGCAAAGAGCGGAGCCAGGCCATCCCAGTCGAGACCGTCATGTTCCGCCAGCTGCGCCGGATCGGTGGGTACGCCACGGCGCTGCAAATAGTCGGGGCTGGCGCAGGCGATCCGTACCATGCTCGCCAGCGGCGTGGCCACCAGCCGGGTATCGGCCATTTGCCCGGCGCGCAGCACCAGATCGACTTTGCCCAGGTTCAGGCCCTGCATGTCGACAAAACTTTCGATCAGATGAAGTTGCACATCGAGGCCGGGGTACAGCCGCAGAAAATCGGCAATCACCGGCGCCAAGTGCAGCCGGCCGAACGCTGCCGGCGCATCAATCCGGATCAGGCCTTCCGGCGCACTGCTCAGGGACACCGCTTCCGCCCGGGCCAACTGCAATTCCGCGACAATCCGCCGGGCGCGCTCGGCAAAGGCCAGTCCTGCCGGCGTTGCGCGCACCGCGTGG carries:
- a CDS encoding universal stress protein; the protein is MIHSMLYATDLGLYAPLVMQHALALAKTFNADLYVVHAVEPMGLFAESVLQSYLDEQALNEFHSQGLNTVIANIERRVLDSFREELGEDGEQDLKRIKAVRVLQGDPSQVILDQAQKLSVDLLIVGSHSHGAGAETPLGRTAARVLQLSRVPVYLVPRVERRRQGDR
- a CDS encoding LysR family transcriptional regulator, coding for MNPNQLTGQLGLFLDVLETGSFSAASRRHPLTPSAVARRIDSLEKAVGSQLFIRSTHAVRATPAGLAFAERARRIVAELQLARAEAVSLSSAPEGLIRIDAPAAFGRLHLAPVIADFLRLYPGLDVQLHLIESFVDMQGLNLGKVDLVLRAGQMADTRLVATPLASMVRIACASPDYLQRRGVPTDPAQLAEHDGLDWDGLAPLFAWRFARDGHLHLHRPGRIRMSANNAEALLEGALAGLGVAHLPTWLTSEYLLRGELLPLFCESGLPQPETTGIYALRLAQQPNSRSRLLLEYLKARFSPVPPWDLALQNNFSRH
- a CDS encoding thioredoxin family protein; the encoded protein is MSTDSMCRPSDIVPTSIVVESELTDFDADQRLLAMSGVSLLIFTSVGCAGCRFARERVPQFDLNVDRLCWIDAGNNGGLVERYQVFHLPALFVVRDGEFFGGLESRLTATELNEALDQALSRIAEELP
- a CDS encoding elongation factor P codes for the protein MKTGKELKPGTVIRLENDPWLVQKAEFTKSGRNSAIMKTKLKNLLTGYKTEIVYSADDKLDDVILDRKEATLSFISGDTYTFMDTTDYTMYELNAEDIEAVLPFVEEGMTDVCEAIFFEERLVSVELPTTIVRQVDYTEGSARGDTSGKVMKPAKLKNGTELSVADFIEIGDMIEIDTREGGSYKGRAK
- a CDS encoding GreA/GreB family elongation factor, with translation MHKPTVHQLILDKLRIDLDIAERAAQTAYETATHEENIAENKYDTLGLEASYLAAGQAKRVEEIRQSLTLCQNLMLRPYDNQRGIEVGALLGLEDEKGREQWLFLAPDAAGLKIDLVGQPITVITPRSPLGKSLLGKFDGDEVEILVAGTRQQFTVTEVI
- the cysB gene encoding HTH-type transcriptional regulator CysB produces the protein MKLQQLRYIWEVAHHDLNVSATAQSLYTSQPGISKQIRLLEDELGVEVFARSGKHLTRVTPAGERIITTAGEILRKVESIKQIAQEFSNEKKGTLSIATTHTQARYALPPVISNFIKQYPDVALHMHQGSPMQIAEMAADGTVDFAIATEALELFGDLVMMPCYRWNRCVVVPHGHPLTKLSKLTLEALAEYPIVTYVFGFTGRSKLDEAFSHRGLTPKVVFTAADADVIKTYVRLGLGVGIVAKMAVDAKLDSDLVVLDASELFESSVTKIGFRRGTFLRGFMCDFIEKFAPHLTREVMAKAIQCHNKQELEELFDGVELPVH
- a CDS encoding 5'-nucleotidase gives rise to the protein MAKTIDDKLVLAISSRALFDLSESHKIYLSSGVEAYRQYQIEHEDEILEPGDAFPLVQKLLNLNTHLGRARVEVILVSRNSADTGLRVFNSIHHYGLAISRAAFVGGRSPYPYLKAFGCDLFLSTHAEDVRSALEAGFAAATILSGGASRAASDELRIAFDGDAVLFSDESERVYQAGGLEAFQASEREAARQPLRGGPFKGFLAALNLLQREFPDDACPIRTALVTARSAPAHERVIRTLREWDIRLDESLFLGGLTKSAFLEAFAADVFFDDQAGHCELAREVVATGHVPHGISNEQKV
- the earP gene encoding elongation factor P maturation arginine rhamnosyltransferase EarP, coding for MPELNARWDIFCTVVDNFGDIGVTWRLARQLVAEHSVTVRLWIDDLRAFERLCPDIDINASQQWQQGVEVCRWGADWQPTEAADVVIAAFACQLPSAYMDAMAEREQPPLWMNLDYLSAESWVVGCHGLPSVKYKHVQKYFFFPGFQSGTGGLLREKGLLERRRQFQQSPQAQREFLQGLGVDRAEGALLISLFAYENKGLASWLETLANDSTPTHLLVPEGRILADLERWLGVDGLSAGAVQVRDALTVQVLPFVRQDQYDLLLWSCDFNAVRGEDSFVRAQWAARPLLWHIYQQEEDVHLEKLEAFLERYVQGLSPAASEAISGLWRAWNAGETMGDHWQSTRKHWPELQKHADAWCLEQALQADLAAALVQFYVNWI